The stretch of DNA ACATCTCTCTTAAGGTCGAGGAGCGGTTCTCGGCGAGCTGCTGCTTCAGAAATCCGATCACGTACGCCATCTTCAAGAGGTGCGAGGCGCCTTTTGCGGTCTGGGCCGAGCGCACGCTCTCGCGGTCGCCGTACTTCCAGACCTCGGAGGCGTCGTCGTACTCGATGTTGTGCTTCGTTCGCGTGGGAAGGCTGATCGAGGGGATCTGGCCCTCCACGAGCTGGTCGTACCAGCGCTCCGCGATCCCCATCAGCCGCGCACGCCCCAGCGCCTCCATCTCCTCCTTTATCGTCATAGGTGCATCACCACTTTCTTCGCTTCATCGACGCCGCGCACGTCCAGCATCCCGCCGCCCCGGCCAGGGTAGGCGGCGTGCCAGCCCTCGCCGGGCCCGAGAGCGCAGTTCCAGACGCGCGTGAACTCCCCGTCGAGTTCGCTCGCAAAGTCGGGCTTCGGCTCAGCCCCCTCGCCGGCGTCCGAAGAAATATCATAGATCACCAGGGCGAGGTTCTCGTGGGTGTGGTTGTGGACGTCGATCCGCACCACACCGTCCTTAACGCTCTTGCGCGCCACCAGCCGCCGCATGATCCGCCCCTCGATCGCCGAGATGTCTGGCACCGGCCGCTCCACAATCTCCGCCACCTTCTCAGCGATCGCCGGCATCACGGCGCAGACCGCCCGCGCCCGATCCTCCTGCTGCCGGTTCCGGTCCCGGCGCGAGAGGTAGGCCTTCAGCTCGCGCCCGAGGTCCTGAAGGGCGAGGGTGATCTCCTTCTCGACCTCGGGGATGGAGGCCACGGCGTCCTTGCTCTCAGAGGTGAAGGGCACGTTCGTCGAGGCCACGTGGACGAGGACGAGCACCGGCCCGTTCGGGAGGCCGGCCTGAGAGAGGCCGTAACTCTTCCAGTTCACGTTCGAGACGGCGCTCGTGATCGCGCAGGCGCCCTGCTGGTAGATCAGGGGCACCCGGTTTGCAAACCGCATCACCTGCGCCGTCCCGTCGGCGGTGAGTTTGCCGCCGTAGCCGATCGCTGCCTCCACCACGAAGGGGTGGCCCGAGAAGACCGAGGGCGGGCGGGTGCGCGCCTTCACGAAATCGAGCTGGAACTCCTTCTCGAGCCCCTGCGTGATCAGCTCCTCCCCGATCGGGGAGAGGCACTGGCTCATCGGCGGCGCCGGAACATGCACCGACTGCATCGCCGCAAGCAGGGCCTTCTGCGCCTCGGCGCCGAGGGCCGCCATCCGGGCCTTGATAGGGAGGCCGGCCGCCCCGGCGATCTCCTCGGCGGTCTTCTTCCCGACGCGCGAGAAGCTCTCGACCAGGAAATCTTCGAGCGTCGCCTCGGGCATCGCCGCCGCCATCCGCTTCAGGGTGCCGAGCTCGATCCCGTGCGGGTGAGGCTTGATCGCCTGCGGCGACCTGATCACCTCGTCGGAGACCCGCTCGAAGGTCGTCGCCTCGCCGTCGATCTCGACGCGGATACGGGCGTGCGGGTTGACGACCGCGGTGTACTTCAGGTAGTCGATCAGGCGCTTTCTCGCCGCGAGGGAGCTGGTGAACTCGAGTTCGATCCTGGTGCCGTGCGTCCGGTCCCAGGCGACCTCCTCGTGCTCCAGCACCTGCGGCTCGTTCGTCTCGGTCTGGATCATCAGGGAGAAGCGGTGGGCCGGGACTTTTGCCGAGGTGCGGGAGACGACCGCCGCGGGCGTCCCGGTGGTGAGCTGCGCATACAGCACCGCCGCCGAGATCCCGATCCCCTGCTGCCCGCGCGACTGTCTGATCTGGTGGAAGCGGGAGCCGTACAGCAGTTTTCCAAAGACGTACGGCACGTTCTCCGGGACGATCCCGGGGCCGTTGTCCTCCACGGCCACGCGGTATGCATCCGGAGAGACCTTCCGCACCGAGACGAAGATGTCGGGGAGCACCTCGGCCTCCTCGCAGGCGTCCAGGGCGTTGTCCACCGCCTCCTTGATGGTGGTGATGATCCCCCTCACCGGCGAGTCGAAGCCGAGGAGGTGCTTGTTCTTCTCGAAGAACTCCGCGACGCTGATGCTCTTCTGCTGCTTGGCCAGGTCTTCAGCGAGCGCCACTGCCCGTCACCTCAGCGATGGCACTGGCGACCGTTATCTCGCGCTGCTCCCCTGCGTGCAGGTCTTTGAGGGTGACCGTCCCGGCCTCGGCCTCCCGCTTGCCCACGATGCAGGCATAGTCCGCCCCTTTTGCGGCATGGGAGAGCTGCGCCCCGATGCCGCGTTCGAGGAGGTTCACCTCGGCCCGCACCCCGGCGGCGCGGAGCTCCCGCGCCACCGCGAAGGCGTGCACCTGCATCTCTGTCTGGGCGAGGACGGCGACCACCGGCAGGCTGGGCGCCTCGACCGCGCCCAGGGAGACCATCACCCTATCGAAGCCGATCGCAAACCCGCAGCTCGCCGTGTCCTCGCCGCCGAAGAGGTGGGTGAGGCGGTAGTTCCCGCCGCCAACCACCTGGTTCTCGGCCCCGAGGTTGTGGGCGAAGCCCTCGAAGACCATGCCGGTGTAATAGTCGAGCCCCCGGGCGATCCCGAAGTTCACGGCGTAATCGATCTCCTCGCCCTCCAGGATCGAGAAGATCCCGCGGATCCGGTCTGCCTCAGGGATCTCTCCGCAGATCTCGAATGCCTCCTCGGGATCGGCGCACGAGACCAGGCCCGAGAGGGAGGACTCGAGGTCTGCCTGACCGCAGGACTGGAGGCAGGCCGCGAGCCCCTCAAGGTCCCGTTTGTCGAGGTGGCCCATCACCTGGCGCTGGAGGGCGGGATCGACCCCGGCGAGGAGGTGCTTCATCGGGGCGAGGAAGCCCACCTTCAGGTCGTAGTCGAGGCCGACCGAGCGGAGGAGATCGTCTGCCACCATGATCACCTCGGCATCGGCCGCCGCCGAGTCCGCCCCGATCAGCTCCACGCCGAACTGCCAGAACTGGCGGTACCGCCCCTTCTGCGGCCGCTCGTACCTGAAGCAGTCGGCCACATAGTACCAGCGGACGGGTTTCGGGATCGACCGCCCCTCGTTGACGAACATCCGGGCGACCGATGCGGTCACCTCGGGCCGCAGGGTCATCTGGCGCCCGCCCTTGTCCTCGAAGGTGTACATCTCCTGCCTGATGTTCTCGCCCGAGCGCATGGTGAAGAGCTCGACGTGCTCGAAGGTCGGGGTGCAGACCTCGCCGTAGCCCCATCTTCCGGCCGCCTCGCGCATCCTCGCCTCCGCGGCCCGCCGCTGCGCCATCTCGTCAGGCAGAAAATCCCTGGTCCCTCGTGGTTTCTGAAGCATTCACTCGAC from Methanofollis liminatans DSM 4140 encodes:
- the hisS gene encoding histidine--tRNA ligase; amino-acid sequence: MLQKPRGTRDFLPDEMAQRRAAEARMREAAGRWGYGEVCTPTFEHVELFTMRSGENIRQEMYTFEDKGGRQMTLRPEVTASVARMFVNEGRSIPKPVRWYYVADCFRYERPQKGRYRQFWQFGVELIGADSAAADAEVIMVADDLLRSVGLDYDLKVGFLAPMKHLLAGVDPALQRQVMGHLDKRDLEGLAACLQSCGQADLESSLSGLVSCADPEEAFEICGEIPEADRIRGIFSILEGEEIDYAVNFGIARGLDYYTGMVFEGFAHNLGAENQVVGGGNYRLTHLFGGEDTASCGFAIGFDRVMVSLGAVEAPSLPVVAVLAQTEMQVHAFAVARELRAAGVRAEVNLLERGIGAQLSHAAKGADYACIVGKREAEAGTVTLKDLHAGEQREITVASAIAEVTGSGAR
- a CDS encoding DNA topoisomerase VI subunit B is translated as MALAEDLAKQQKSISVAEFFEKNKHLLGFDSPVRGIITTIKEAVDNALDACEEAEVLPDIFVSVRKVSPDAYRVAVEDNGPGIVPENVPYVFGKLLYGSRFHQIRQSRGQQGIGISAAVLYAQLTTGTPAAVVSRTSAKVPAHRFSLMIQTETNEPQVLEHEEVAWDRTHGTRIELEFTSSLAARKRLIDYLKYTAVVNPHARIRVEIDGEATTFERVSDEVIRSPQAIKPHPHGIELGTLKRMAAAMPEATLEDFLVESFSRVGKKTAEEIAGAAGLPIKARMAALGAEAQKALLAAMQSVHVPAPPMSQCLSPIGEELITQGLEKEFQLDFVKARTRPPSVFSGHPFVVEAAIGYGGKLTADGTAQVMRFANRVPLIYQQGACAITSAVSNVNWKSYGLSQAGLPNGPVLVLVHVASTNVPFTSESKDAVASIPEVEKEITLALQDLGRELKAYLSRRDRNRQQEDRARAVCAVMPAIAEKVAEIVERPVPDISAIEGRIMRRLVARKSVKDGVVRIDVHNHTHENLALVIYDISSDAGEGAEPKPDFASELDGEFTRVWNCALGPGEGWHAAYPGRGGGMLDVRGVDEAKKVVMHL